One genomic region from Vitis riparia cultivar Riparia Gloire de Montpellier isolate 1030 chromosome 17, EGFV_Vit.rip_1.0, whole genome shotgun sequence encodes:
- the LOC117905159 gene encoding NADH dehydrogenase [ubiquinone] 1 beta subcomplex subunit 10-B-like — MGRKKGTVEFDESPPDGYDPENPYKDPVVYFDMREYQVREKWIDIEKAKILREKLKWCYRIEGVNHLQKCRHLVQQYLDATRGIGWGKDGRHPSLHGPKVEAESE, encoded by the exons ATGGGGAGAAAGAAGGGAACCGTGGAGTTCGATGAATCGCCGCCGGACGGGTACGATCCGGAGAATCCGTACAAGGATCCGGTGGTGTATTTCGATATGAGAGAGTATCAGGTGAGGGAGAAGTGGATTGACATAGAGAAAGCCAAGATCTTGAGAGAGAAGCTTAAGTGGTGTTACCGCATCGAAGGTGTCAACCACCTCCAGAAGTGCCGCCACCTTGTTCAGCAGTACCTCGACGCCACCCGTGGTATCGGTTGGGGCAAGGACGGCCGTCACCCGTCCCTCCACG GTCCTAAAGTTGAAGCCGAGTCGGAATGA
- the LOC117934383 gene encoding LOB domain-containing protein 41-like, with the protein MRMSCNGCRVLRKGCNDSCTLRPCLQWIKNPDFQANATVFLAKFYGRAGLINLINAGPEHLRPAIFRSLLYEACGRIVNPIYGSAGLLWSGSWQLCQSAVEAVLSGAPIMQISAESAVSSMSPPLKAGDIRHVSKDENSAGSSHELHKVKSRGRFKRSSGKPRARVESAAEFDESAGVILSRCYKSELSRDSRVSHPGSRESGEADSMSVETVEASLVKPTRDGSDVELELTLGLEPLPKVQKARAVVREKEEMAGSEDDTCKVELALEYSG; encoded by the exons ATGCGGATGAGTTGTAATGGCTGTCGAGTCCTTCGCAAAGGCTGTAATGATAGCTGCACTCTTAGACCTTGCCTTCAGTGGATCAAAAACCCCGATTTTCAAGCCAATGCCACCGTCTTCCTCGCCAAATTTTACGGCCGCGCTGGCCTCATCAACCTTATCAATGCTGGCCCCGAACACCTCCGCCCTG CTATATTCAGATCATTGCTGTACGAGGCTTGTGGGAGGATCGTGAATCCGATATACGGCTCGGCCGGGCTTCTGTGGTCGGGAAGCTGGCAACTTTGTCAGTCGGCGGTGGAAGCAGTGCTCAGCGGCGCTCCGATCATGCAGATTTCGGCTGAGTCGGCCGTCAGCAGCATGAGCCCGCCGTTGAAAGCAGGAGATATTCGGCACGTGTCAAAGGATGAGAACTCTGCTGGCTCTTCTCACGAGCTTCACAAGGTTAAGAGCAGGGGGCGGTTCAAGCGCTCGAGTGGGAAGCCCAGGGCCAGAGTGGAGTCGGCTGCGGAGTTCGACGAATCGGCTGGGGTTATCCTAAGCCGGTGCTATAAGAGCGAGCTGAGTCGTGACTCGAGAGTGAGTCATCCAGGAAGCCGCGAGAGCGGAGAAGCAGACAGCATGTCGGTGGAGACTGTGGAGGCTTCGCTAGTGAAGCCGACGCGTGATGGGAGCGACGTGGAGCTGGAGCTGACACTGGGCTTGGAGCCGCTTCCGAAGGTGCAGAAGGCGCGTGCCGTGGTGAGAGAGAAGGAAGAGATGGCCGGCTCAGAAGACGACACGTGTAAAGTGGAACTGGCTCTTGAATACTCTGGTTAA